The region TCCAAGAAACAGCCTTGCCGATCCCTTGCGCGTTCATGTGCTGGACTTTCTTGCAAATCGCTTTAAATTGCATCCAGATATGGCCACCCATATTGGTCAAATTCACAGAGCCAACATCCAGTTGGCCGAAGGGCTGGCCACTTGAGTGCCTCGAATTTCACATTCGGGTGGTGTGTTCTTGATTGAAGCTGTCGCGAGTACTGGTAAATCACAGTTGGCTCTGACAATGTTGCGCGAGGCTCAAACAACAATTTGCGTGTTGCCTATATTTGTTAAAACCGCACATTGGCTGACCACATTACAAACCTAGCACCACACTCGGTCTTAAGGTGAATAAGCCCTCATATGCATCGCATAAGTGCTGGTCTACCCACAAATTTTAATAACAGAGGATAAGTACCGTCTTCTTCAAGATGATTCACATCCATAATCGTCCAAAACATCTCAGGGACGAGGCAATACCATGGCCACTCTTGATGCTTCAAACCTGAAGTCAATCCTGCACTCCAAACGTGCCAACATTTACTACCTGGAGCACTGCCGGGTGCTGGTGAATGGGGGCCGGGTTGAATACGTCACTGACGAGGGCAAGCACTCTCTTTACTGGAACATCCCCATCGCCAACACCACCACGGTTCTGCTGGGCACGGGCACGTCGGTCACCCAGGCGGCCATGCGTGAGCTGGCCAAAGCTGGCGTGCTGGTTGGGTTTTGCGGTGGCGGTGGCACGCCCTTGTTCAGCGCGAATGAGATGGACATTGAGGTGGCCTGGTTCTCCCCCCAAAGCGAATACCGCCCCACCGAATACTTGCAGCACTGGGTGCGGTTCTGGTTTGACGACGGCTTGCGCCTGGCGGCGGCCAAAGAATTCCAGCAAATCCGGCTGCAACGTGTGCGCCAGCAATGGCATAGCTTGAGCCAGTTGCGCGACAGCCCTTGCACGGTCGACATGACCCAGCTCGATGCGCTGCTGAAGCAGTCCAGCCAGGGTGTCGCCAATGCATCGAGCCAAACCGATCTTTTGACCGAAGAAGGTCGCCTGACCAAGCAGCTCTACCGGCTGGTGACCCAAGCCACGCAATACGGCGAATTCGTGCGCAGCCAGCGCGGCGACAGCATCGACGCGGCCAACCAGTTTCTTGACCACGGCAACTACCTTGCCTATGGGCTTGCCGCTACGGCCACTTGGGTGCTTGGTCTGCCCCACGGGCTGGCGGTGCTACACGGCAAAACCCGTCGCGGTGGTCTGGTGTTTGATGTGGCCGATCTGGTCAAAGATGCCGCCATCCTGCCCCAGGCCTTTATCTCTGCCATGCGGGGTGACACTGAACAGGAGTTCCGCCAGGCCTGCATTGACAAGCTGACCAGCAGCGAGGCGCTGGACTTCATGATCGACACCCTCAAGGCGGTGGCGCTGAAGATTGGCCGACTGGCCCAAACCCAGCCAGCCGCTGACGCATGAACATACTGCTGATCTCCCAGTGCAACAAGCGGGCACTGACCGAAACCCGCCGCATCCTTGACCAATTCGCCGAACGGCGCGGTGAGCGCACCTGGCAAACCCCCATCACCCAAGCGGGGCTCGACACACTGCGCCAGTTGCTCAAAAAAACCGCCCGCAAAAACACCGCCGTGGCCTGCCACTGGATTCGCGGGCAAGACCACAGCGAACTGCTGTGGATCGTGGGAGATGCCAGCCAGTTCAACAGCCAGGGCGCGGTGCCCACCAACATGACACGGCGCAATATCTTGCGGCAGGGGGATGAAAACGATTGGCATACCGGGCAAGACATCCATTTGCTCAGCGCCCTGGCCGCTTTGTTGCATGACTTGGGCAAAGCCAGTCAGGCTTTTCAAATGCGCTTACTTGGGCAATTGCAAGAGCGCAACCAGTACCGCCATGAATGGGTTTCGCTGCGCCTGTTTGAAGCCTTTGTAGGCGACGATGACGATGCCACCTGGCTGGCCCGCCTCGCCAACCCGTCGGAAGTGGACGATGCCACCTGGTTGGGTCGCCTGCAGCGTGATGGTTTGGATCAATCCGTGCAAGCGCCCTTTGCTCACCTGGTGCGAGCACCCCTGGCTCAGGCCATCGCCTGGTTGGTGGTCACCCACCACCGCTTGCCCGTGGCCCCGGAGAAAGATACCGAACCAGGCAGCAAAACCTACCTGGGCAAAAAGGTTGACTGGGTCACAGCCCACGCGCTCAAAGATGTTCTCCACCTGATGGATGC is a window of Rhodoferax lithotrophicus DNA encoding:
- the cas1f gene encoding type I-F CRISPR-associated endonuclease Cas1f; this translates as MATLDASNLKSILHSKRANIYYLEHCRVLVNGGRVEYVTDEGKHSLYWNIPIANTTTVLLGTGTSVTQAAMRELAKAGVLVGFCGGGGTPLFSANEMDIEVAWFSPQSEYRPTEYLQHWVRFWFDDGLRLAAAKEFQQIRLQRVRQQWHSLSQLRDSPCTVDMTQLDALLKQSSQGVANASSQTDLLTEEGRLTKQLYRLVTQATQYGEFVRSQRGDSIDAANQFLDHGNYLAYGLAATATWVLGLPHGLAVLHGKTRRGGLVFDVADLVKDAAILPQAFISAMRGDTEQEFRQACIDKLTSSEALDFMIDTLKAVALKIGRLAQTQPAADA